A window of the Thermoleophilia bacterium SCSIO 60948 genome harbors these coding sequences:
- a CDS encoding ABC transporter permease — translation MNGRWLATKVGASVLTLVFVLIFNFFLFRVMGDPTEQLSRVPGATEEQTAELRANLGLDDPVLTQFTTYVGDTVTGDLGVSYRTREPVLDSILEALPWTLLLVGVGTLLATLIGSWLGVAAAKRRGTRSDDGLLGFSLFTYASPEYWIGIILILLFAVATPLFPAGGQVTPGVEFPSFWAEAVDVAGHLVLPVTAMTLMLLGQYFLIMRSSMVDVMTEDFITAKRAIGMSRGRVINRHAVPNALLPLVTLSAIQFGAVAGGAITIETIFSWPGLGELNWLAITDKDFPVLQGTFLVFSVGVILANLAADILYFVLDPRVQTR, via the coding sequence GTGAACGGGCGCTGGCTCGCGACGAAGGTCGGGGCGTCGGTTCTGACGCTCGTCTTCGTCCTGATCTTCAACTTCTTCCTCTTCCGGGTCATGGGCGACCCGACCGAGCAGCTCTCGCGCGTCCCCGGCGCGACGGAGGAGCAGACCGCCGAGCTGCGCGCGAACCTCGGCCTCGACGACCCCGTCCTGACCCAGTTCACGACCTACGTCGGCGACACGGTCACGGGCGATCTCGGCGTCAGCTACCGCACGCGCGAGCCGGTCCTCGACTCGATCCTCGAGGCGCTGCCGTGGACGCTGTTGCTCGTCGGCGTCGGCACGCTGCTCGCGACGCTGATCGGGAGCTGGCTCGGCGTCGCCGCGGCGAAGCGAAGGGGTACCCGCTCAGACGACGGACTGCTCGGCTTCAGCCTGTTCACCTACGCCTCGCCCGAGTACTGGATCGGGATCATCCTGATCTTGTTGTTCGCGGTGGCGACGCCGCTCTTCCCGGCCGGCGGGCAGGTCACGCCGGGCGTCGAGTTCCCGAGCTTCTGGGCCGAGGCCGTCGACGTCGCGGGCCATCTCGTCCTCCCGGTCACGGCGATGACGCTGATGCTGCTCGGCCAGTACTTCCTGATCATGCGCTCGTCGATGGTCGACGTGATGACCGAGGACTTCATCACCGCAAAACGCGCGATCGGGATGTCGCGCGGCCGGGTCATCAACCGCCACGCGGTGCCGAACGCGTTGCTGCCGCTCGTGACGCTGTCGGCGATCCAGTTCGGCGCCGTCGCCGGCGGCGCGATCACGATCGAGACGATCTTCTCGTGGCCGGGGCTCGGCGAGCTCAACTGGCTCGCGATCACCGACAAGGACTTCCCCGTGCTCCAGGGCACGTTCCTCGTCTTCTCGGTCGGGGTGATCCTCGCCAACCTCGCCGCCGACATCCTCTACTTCGTCCTCGACCCGCGGGTGCAGACCAGATGA
- a CDS encoding ABC transporter substrate-binding protein has product MNRVRLAVLALLLAVLAGALVAIPAQAQDDGGGSSSDEVLRLGWAEEPRTMNPYVGQDEENYNVWAINWSFLVGLDPEDLSLAPGIASDWQVSEDRKTVSFEIDPDLNWSDGEPVTSKDVKFSLESLGTDGALFAGYTSSIEKIETPDPKTVVIKTKRPDARIVGGLNVYILPEHIWGKVPPEDLTGNYQPELPLVGTGPYVVTEFDRGRLLTMERNPEYDGPEPAYDEIQYIKYGSQDAAERALTLGEIDILPEVEAASFERLGEDENIETISSPIPGYTQLAFNLCSPEICPDNEVNPAIQDRDVRHAIAFSIDRDRLNEIASRGTSFVANGILPSFYKAFYTEPDETYAYDPDVANQILDEAGWEVGEDGVRERDGERLEFDLAVRSESPYTIQMARLIAEQGEEVGVKWNVDVVSTDRLYELTTATVDGNPAPDFDTFIWGWGGDAYDPSFLLSILTTDEIGASSDSFWSNPTYDDLYEQQLETFDTDERREIIAEMINIAQEDLPYLVLTEDPALQAYRTDSIEETGTVCPAEDGDLFCNQTSAAGLLNLTPATGASSSAEGTTAAPGLSGLVGLAIGFVGGALVFRRRGGGREPLELAE; this is encoded by the coding sequence ATGAACCGGGTCCGGCTCGCGGTCCTCGCGCTCCTGCTCGCGGTGCTGGCCGGCGCGCTCGTCGCGATTCCCGCCCAAGCCCAGGACGACGGCGGGGGTTCGAGTTCGGACGAGGTGCTGCGACTCGGTTGGGCCGAGGAGCCACGGACGATGAACCCCTACGTCGGGCAGGACGAGGAGAACTACAACGTCTGGGCGATCAACTGGTCGTTCCTCGTCGGGCTCGATCCCGAGGACCTCTCGCTCGCGCCGGGCATCGCCTCGGACTGGCAGGTCTCCGAGGACCGCAAGACGGTCAGCTTCGAGATCGACCCGGATCTCAACTGGTCCGACGGCGAGCCGGTGACCTCGAAGGACGTCAAGTTCTCGCTCGAGTCCCTCGGGACCGATGGCGCGCTGTTCGCCGGCTACACGAGCTCGATCGAGAAGATCGAGACCCCGGACCCGAAGACCGTCGTGATCAAGACGAAGCGGCCCGACGCGCGGATCGTCGGCGGCCTCAACGTCTACATCCTGCCCGAGCACATCTGGGGCAAGGTCCCGCCCGAGGACCTGACCGGCAACTACCAGCCGGAGCTGCCGCTCGTCGGAACCGGGCCATACGTCGTGACCGAGTTCGATCGCGGCCGGCTGCTGACGATGGAGCGAAACCCGGAATACGACGGCCCCGAGCCCGCTTACGACGAGATCCAGTACATCAAGTACGGAAGCCAGGACGCGGCCGAGCGGGCGCTGACGCTCGGCGAGATCGACATCCTGCCCGAGGTCGAGGCGGCCAGCTTCGAGCGTCTCGGCGAGGACGAGAACATCGAGACGATCAGCTCGCCGATCCCCGGCTATACGCAGCTCGCGTTCAACCTCTGCTCGCCCGAGATCTGTCCCGACAACGAGGTCAACCCGGCGATCCAGGATCGCGACGTGCGCCACGCGATCGCGTTCTCGATCGATCGCGACAGGCTCAACGAGATCGCCAGTCGCGGCACCTCGTTCGTCGCGAACGGGATCCTGCCGTCGTTCTACAAGGCGTTCTACACCGAGCCCGACGAGACCTACGCCTACGACCCCGACGTCGCCAACCAGATCCTCGACGAGGCCGGCTGGGAGGTGGGGGAGGATGGCGTCCGCGAGCGCGACGGCGAGCGGCTCGAATTCGACCTCGCGGTCCGCTCGGAGTCTCCCTACACGATCCAGATGGCGCGGCTGATCGCCGAGCAGGGCGAGGAGGTCGGCGTGAAGTGGAACGTCGACGTCGTCTCGACCGACCGGCTTTATGAGCTGACCACGGCGACGGTCGACGGCAACCCCGCGCCGGACTTCGACACCTTCATCTGGGGCTGGGGCGGTGACGCCTACGACCCGAGCTTCCTGCTCTCGATCCTGACGACGGACGAGATCGGCGCGTCGTCGGATTCGTTCTGGTCGAACCCCACCTACGACGATCTGTACGAGCAGCAGCTCGAGACCTTCGACACCGACGAGCGCCGGGAGATCATCGCCGAGATGATCAACATCGCCCAGGAGGACCTGCCCTACCTCGTGCTGACCGAGGACCCGGCCCTGCAGGCGTACAGAACCGACTCGATCGAGGAGACGGGCACGGTCTGCCCGGCCGAGGACGGTGACCTCTTCTGCAATCAGACGTCGGCCGCCGGCCTGCTCAATCTGACGCCCGCGACCGGGGCGAGTTCGTCCGCCGAGGGGACGACGGCGGCGCCGGGGCTCTCCGGGCTTGTTGGGCTCGCGATCGGCTTCGTGGGCGGGGCGCTCGTCTTCCGCCGCCGCGGCGGGGGACGCGAGCCGCTGGAGCTGGCCGAGTGA
- a CDS encoding LD-carboxypeptidase, which produces MSPLTKPPALPERARIAVCAPSSPMQTRSQFEQARAYFESRGHEVLTGPNLHKVHGYLAGTDAERAADLQWALSEPGIDMVHTLCGGYGAARLHPLIDWDRVGDPRIVCGFSDITALHLMLAAHAGWGSFYGPNFVRFTRAKDELTKETEDWFHRAFRPEPLGPVFEDPEDPYVLRVGDGVAEGELAGGCLTLLAASIGTPFEVETEGRILLLEDLNTDVYLVDTLINHLLRAGKFDGVAGVVFGTDVNLQSQTVPEGAESTLSIEEMLDELLAPLGVPVIANVPVGHGKHMATMPLGTRARLDGGARTLEILEPGVAA; this is translated from the coding sequence ATGAGCCCACTCACGAAGCCGCCGGCGCTGCCGGAGCGGGCGCGGATCGCCGTCTGCGCGCCGTCGAGCCCGATGCAGACGCGCTCGCAATTCGAGCAGGCGCGCGCGTACTTCGAGTCCCGCGGCCACGAGGTCCTCACCGGCCCCAACCTGCACAAGGTCCACGGCTACCTCGCCGGCACCGACGCCGAGCGCGCCGCCGACCTGCAGTGGGCGCTCTCGGAGCCCGGCATCGACATGGTCCACACCCTGTGCGGTGGCTACGGCGCGGCGCGGCTTCATCCCCTGATCGACTGGGACCGCGTCGGCGACCCGCGGATCGTCTGCGGCTTCTCCGACATCACCGCGCTGCATCTGATGCTCGCCGCGCACGCCGGCTGGGGGAGCTTCTACGGCCCCAACTTCGTCCGCTTCACGCGCGCCAAGGACGAGTTGACGAAGGAGACCGAGGACTGGTTCCACCGCGCCTTCCGGCCCGAGCCGCTCGGCCCGGTCTTCGAGGATCCGGAGGACCCGTACGTCCTGCGGGTCGGTGACGGCGTCGCGGAGGGCGAGCTCGCGGGGGGCTGCCTGACGCTGCTCGCGGCGTCGATCGGGACGCCGTTCGAGGTCGAGACGGAGGGCAGGATCCTGCTGCTCGAGGACCTCAACACCGACGTCTATCTCGTCGACACGCTGATCAACCACCTGCTGCGCGCCGGCAAGTTCGACGGCGTCGCCGGGGTCGTCTTCGGAACCGACGTCAACCTCCAGAGCCAGACGGTCCCCGAGGGCGCGGAGTCGACGCTGTCGATCGAGGAGATGCTCGACGAGCTGCTCGCGCCGCTCGGCGTCCCGGTGATCGCCAACGTTCCGGTCGGCCACGGCAAGCACATGGCGACGATGCCGCTCGGCACCCGCGCGCGGCTCGACGGCGGCGCGCGAACGCTCGAGATCCTCGAGCCAGGAGTGGCGGCATGA
- a CDS encoding TetR/AcrR family transcriptional regulator, producing the protein MAEPATAAPIPAPRARGPETRDAIHAAATELFARLGYHATSMRELAAAAEVQPAAIYHWYPSKEAILVELQDEFMRALSERVEAAVARRSEPALQLAAAVREHVVFHGEHRLEAFVTDSEIRALTPEPKAALIAKRDAYEARFGGMIRDGIRAGALRSSDAYVATYAILLQCTGVALWFDPDGPLALDQVAELHVELVLGSLGAGPELIGRAIDALRSEGGSS; encoded by the coding sequence TTGGCTGAGCCGGCGACAGCCGCGCCGATCCCCGCGCCGCGGGCCCGTGGGCCCGAGACTCGTGACGCGATCCACGCCGCCGCGACGGAGCTCTTCGCCCGGCTCGGCTACCACGCGACCTCGATGCGCGAGCTCGCCGCCGCCGCCGAGGTCCAGCCGGCCGCGATCTACCACTGGTACCCGTCGAAGGAGGCGATCCTCGTCGAGCTCCAGGACGAGTTCATGCGCGCGCTGAGCGAGCGCGTCGAGGCCGCGGTGGCGCGCCGGTCCGAGCCGGCCCTGCAGCTCGCCGCCGCCGTTCGCGAGCACGTCGTCTTCCACGGCGAGCACCGGCTCGAGGCGTTCGTCACCGACAGTGAGATCCGCGCCCTCACGCCCGAGCCGAAGGCGGCGCTGATCGCCAAGCGCGACGCCTACGAGGCGCGCTTCGGCGGCATGATCCGCGACGGGATCCGAGCCGGGGCGCTGCGCTCCTCCGATGCCTACGTCGCGACCTACGCGATCCTGCTCCAGTGCACGGGGGTCGCGCTGTGGTTCGACCCCGACGGCCCGCTGGCGCTCGATCAGGTCGCCGAGCTCCACGTGGAGCTCGTGCTCGGCTCGCTCGGGGCGGGACCGGAGCTGATCGGACGCGCCATCGACGCGCTGCGAAGCGAAGGAGGGAGCTCATGA
- a CDS encoding 3-keto-5-aminohexanoate cleavage protein, giving the protein MSAWDSDPVVLTVAVTGADTFREQNPNVPYTTAEIADSAIEASEAGATVAHLHVREDDGTPSGRPELFVEVIERINAATDVVTMVSTGGANDMTIAERTTGLDAGPDLSGVESGSMNFGDEMFLTPPPAGRGICERALGMGIGLEVECFDVGHVMSAVRWLEQGIVPAPMRINLVFGVPGGIDASPEALDAMLRPLPPETFWTVTCIGRHHQRMMALALLRGAPGIRTGLEDVAYVARGVHAESNAQLVELAVDLTRRLGREVATQDEARELLRLG; this is encoded by the coding sequence ATGAGCGCCTGGGACTCCGACCCCGTCGTCCTCACGGTCGCCGTCACGGGCGCCGACACGTTTCGGGAGCAGAATCCGAACGTCCCATATACGACCGCGGAGATCGCCGACTCGGCGATCGAGGCGAGCGAGGCCGGCGCGACGGTCGCCCATCTCCACGTCCGCGAGGACGACGGCACGCCGAGCGGCCGCCCGGAGCTGTTCGTCGAGGTGATCGAACGCATCAACGCCGCCACCGACGTCGTGACGATGGTCTCGACCGGCGGCGCCAACGACATGACGATCGCCGAGCGCACGACCGGTCTCGACGCCGGTCCCGACCTCTCCGGCGTCGAGTCGGGGTCGATGAACTTCGGCGACGAGATGTTCCTGACCCCGCCGCCCGCCGGTCGCGGCATCTGCGAGCGCGCGCTCGGGATGGGGATCGGGCTCGAGGTCGAGTGCTTCGACGTCGGCCACGTGATGAGCGCGGTGCGCTGGCTCGAGCAGGGGATCGTCCCGGCGCCGATGCGGATCAACCTCGTCTTCGGGGTGCCCGGTGGTATCGACGCCTCGCCCGAGGCACTCGACGCGATGCTGCGTCCGCTTCCGCCGGAGACGTTCTGGACGGTCACGTGCATCGGCCGCCACCACCAGCGGATGATGGCGCTCGCACTGCTCCGTGGCGCGCCCGGCATCCGCACCGGACTCGAGGACGTCGCCTACGTCGCCCGCGGCGTCCACGCCGAGTCGAATGCGCAGCTCGTCGAGCTGGCGGTCGACCTGACGCGCCGGCTGGGCCGCGAGGTCGCAACCCAGGACGAGGCGCGGGAGCTGCTGCGGCTTGGCTGA
- a CDS encoding acyl-CoA thioesterase, whose amino-acid sequence MSDDGRTTTAAAAGPSGHHMRIRWADIDLLGHVNNAIALVYLDEGRDAFFKAHEFARQGYVVVRCEVDFRAEMTLADRDIWIACEALRIGESSVRTREVIRNSAGEALVEAEVVSVLWDPEARGKRAVSDDERRRLEAAGVAA is encoded by the coding sequence GTGAGCGATGACGGGCGCACGACCACCGCGGCCGCGGCCGGGCCGTCCGGCCACCACATGCGGATCCGCTGGGCCGACATCGATCTGCTCGGTCACGTCAACAACGCGATCGCGCTCGTCTATCTCGACGAGGGCCGCGACGCCTTCTTCAAGGCGCACGAGTTCGCCCGCCAGGGCTACGTCGTCGTGCGCTGCGAGGTCGACTTCCGGGCCGAGATGACGCTCGCCGACCGCGACATCTGGATCGCCTGCGAGGCGCTTCGGATCGGCGAGTCGAGCGTGCGCACGCGCGAGGTGATCAGGAACTCGGCCGGCGAGGCGCTGGTCGAGGCGGAGGTGGTGAGCGTGCTCTGGGACCCCGAGGCGCGCGGCAAGCGCGCGGTCAGCGACGACGAGCGCCGCCGGCTGGAGGCGGCGGGGGTCGCGGCATGA
- a CDS encoding L-erythro-3,5-diaminohexanoate dehydrogenase, giving the protein MAWGERERLGADRVIAPAGSLPQPADRLDASGPMRPGEIEISVDRLCLDSTSHRQIRESCGGDPAAMAERVLEIVRERGKMHNPVTDSGGVAVGDVGAVGELREDPPPVGRRVVTLASLTLVPLTLRRIVALEPDSPQIDVEGTAYLAASSVWAPMPGDIPEAQAVELIDVYAAASHTRELAPREGGTVCVLGAGHAGRLALAAASDAMDDGTLVVLDVDAAAVERARELGLCDVGLVCDLRDPVATAEALRAAGVAPADLTLLVTNASGCEASAILATDPTAGTLLLFSMATSFQTCALTADGMGSNVRMLVGNGYAPDRGAYALDLARRSPALRAALGLELA; this is encoded by the coding sequence GTGGCCTGGGGGGAACGCGAGCGGCTCGGCGCGGATCGGGTGATCGCGCCGGCCGGCTCGCTGCCGCAGCCGGCCGATCGGCTCGACGCGAGCGGCCCGATGCGGCCGGGGGAGATCGAGATCTCCGTAGATCGGCTCTGTCTCGACTCGACGTCGCACCGTCAGATCCGGGAGTCGTGCGGCGGCGACCCCGCCGCGATGGCGGAGCGCGTCCTCGAGATCGTTCGCGAGCGCGGCAAGATGCACAACCCGGTCACTGACTCCGGCGGCGTCGCCGTCGGCGACGTGGGCGCAGTGGGCGAGCTTCGCGAGGACCCGCCGCCGGTGGGCCGGCGGGTGGTGACGCTCGCCTCGCTCACGCTGGTCCCGCTGACCCTCCGGCGCATCGTCGCGCTCGAGCCCGACTCGCCACAGATCGACGTCGAGGGCACCGCCTATCTCGCCGCGAGCTCAGTCTGGGCGCCGATGCCGGGCGACATCCCGGAGGCGCAGGCGGTCGAGCTGATCGACGTCTACGCGGCCGCCTCACATACGCGCGAGCTCGCCCCACGCGAGGGCGGGACGGTCTGCGTCCTCGGGGCGGGGCACGCCGGGCGCCTGGCGCTCGCGGCCGCGAGCGATGCGATGGACGACGGCACCCTCGTGGTGCTCGACGTCGACGCCGCCGCGGTCGAGCGAGCGCGCGAGTTGGGACTCTGCGACGTCGGCCTCGTCTGCGACCTCCGCGACCCCGTCGCGACGGCCGAGGCGCTGCGCGCGGCCGGCGTCGCGCCCGCCGACCTGACGCTGCTCGTGACGAACGCGAGCGGCTGCGAGGCGAGTGCGATCCTCGCGACCGACCCGACGGCGGGGACGCTGCTGCTGTTCTCGATGGCGACGAGCTTTCAGACCTGCGCATTGACCGCGGACGGGATGGGGTCGAACGTGCGGATGCTCGTCGGCAACGGCTACGCGCCCGATCGCGGCGCCTACGCGCTCGACCTCGCTCGGCGATCGCCGGCCCTCCGCGCCGCGCTCGGCCTGGAGCTCGCGTGA
- a CDS encoding histone deacetylase family protein: MDIEIPVVWTQLSDRHRPGGEIYVGVHTPGSEVRERTRLIRDELERAGAKLVGAESQPPALLEQIHDPGLLDHLERGWRDWQASGLPDDPGQPRVTPYLFPHPELLAGEPLGVPSAAAARAGRFAYDTMTVIGEGTWEAARAGVDAAIVAAELAFGDSPRGAAYACVRPPGHHATRGGFGGSCYLNNSALAAARLREMTDARVAVIDVDAHHGNGTQAIFRADPEVLTGSVHVDPGAGWFPHYVGFARETGHGPGEGANRNLPLAPGTGDGRWLDAVGTLADWAVDGGARALVVALGVDAAAGDPESPLEVSSDGYRAAGERLGALGLPTAIVQEGGYDLSRLATLVRSFLEGFSSAR, translated from the coding sequence TTGGACATCGAGATACCGGTCGTGTGGACGCAGCTCAGCGATCGCCATCGTCCCGGCGGCGAGATCTACGTCGGCGTCCACACCCCCGGCAGCGAAGTGAGGGAGCGAACGCGCCTGATTCGCGACGAGCTCGAGCGCGCCGGAGCGAAGCTCGTCGGGGCCGAGTCGCAACCGCCGGCGCTTCTCGAGCAGATCCACGACCCAGGACTCCTCGATCACCTCGAGCGCGGCTGGCGCGACTGGCAGGCCTCGGGGCTGCCGGACGACCCGGGTCAGCCACGGGTCACGCCATACCTCTTCCCCCACCCCGAGCTGCTCGCCGGCGAGCCACTCGGCGTCCCGAGCGCGGCCGCGGCGCGTGCAGGCCGCTTCGCCTACGACACGATGACGGTCATCGGCGAGGGGACCTGGGAGGCCGCGCGGGCCGGCGTCGACGCGGCGATCGTCGCCGCCGAGCTCGCGTTCGGCGACTCGCCCCGCGGCGCGGCCTACGCGTGCGTTCGCCCCCCGGGCCACCACGCGACGCGCGGCGGGTTCGGCGGCTCGTGCTACCTCAACAACTCGGCGCTGGCCGCGGCGCGGCTGCGCGAGATGACCGATGCGCGCGTCGCCGTGATCGACGTCGATGCCCACCACGGCAACGGCACTCAGGCGATCTTCCGCGCCGACCCCGAGGTCCTCACCGGATCGGTCCACGTCGATCCGGGCGCGGGGTGGTTTCCCCACTACGTCGGCTTCGCGCGCGAGACGGGTCACGGGCCCGGCGAGGGCGCCAACCGCAACCTGCCGCTGGCTCCTGGCACGGGCGACGGGCGATGGCTCGACGCGGTCGGCACGCTCGCCGACTGGGCGGTCGACGGTGGCGCTCGAGCCCTCGTCGTCGCGCTCGGCGTCGACGCGGCCGCCGGCGACCCGGAGAGCCCGCTCGAGGTCAGCTCCGACGGCTACCGCGCGGCCGGCGAGCGGCTCGGAGCGCTCGGTCTGCCCACCGCGATCGTCCAGGAGGGCGGCTACGACCTGAGCCGCCTCGCCACCCTCGTCCGCAGCTTCCTCGAGGGCTTCTCCTCGGCGCGCTGA
- a CDS encoding TetR/AcrR family transcriptional regulator translates to MAPARTQAERTQASAIALREALAELICEQGYAATTVAQIGERAGYSRAMVRDRYGSKQALLEAFHRDYEELLLGGEGAGTAGSGLDELLGGVDRLVDLAGEHPLALRAIFIVGFESVTASAESRPLILEWLLRFVDEVEAWLRAGIADGSVRPDADVPGELRRFRSDAIGDAFAWVIGAEPDYVARLRAWRAELAGRLAA, encoded by the coding sequence GTGGCGCCCGCCCGAACTCAGGCCGAGAGGACGCAGGCCTCCGCGATCGCCCTCCGCGAGGCGCTCGCCGAGCTGATCTGCGAGCAGGGCTACGCGGCCACGACCGTCGCCCAGATCGGCGAGCGGGCCGGCTACAGCCGCGCGATGGTTCGCGATCGCTACGGCTCCAAGCAGGCGCTGCTCGAAGCATTCCATCGCGATTACGAGGAGCTGCTGCTCGGCGGCGAGGGGGCGGGGACCGCCGGCAGCGGCCTCGACGAGCTGCTCGGCGGGGTCGATCGCCTCGTCGACCTCGCCGGCGAACACCCGCTCGCGCTGCGGGCGATCTTCATCGTCGGCTTCGAATCCGTCACCGCGAGCGCCGAGTCGCGACCGCTGATCCTCGAGTGGCTGCTGCGCTTCGTCGACGAGGTCGAGGCCTGGCTCCGCGCGGGCATCGCCGACGGCTCGGTGCGCCCGGACGCGGACGTCCCCGGCGAGCTCCGACGCTTCCGAAGCGACGCGATCGGGGATGCGTTCGCGTGGGTCATCGGCGCCGAGCCCGACTACGTCGCGCGTCTGCGGGCCTGGCGGGCCGAGCTCGCCGGTCGCCTCGCGGCGTAG
- a CDS encoding DUF2236 domain-containing protein gives MAPSAKSATEPARLPAPPIGSRPSRHWARDELARLDPIADHERAAHLVTSVIYGDPPVAGALYTVAFVRQMAIPSIARVVHRGGRGPSIRDTRKRNDDTITIFGEILRHGYSSPAGRAMIGRMVEIHSRFPISNDQNLYTLASLALEATRVPQVLGRRLMSEELLDSTFLFWRGVGLEMGLEGIPETRAEYLRWTDAYEREHFGYTAGGREVADAMLDDYAERWAPRPLRPAARAFVRSLCDDRLLATLRLDPPPRGARRATGLGVEAYKLGRRALPDPPERSYSSHYGTYAPGTPLSEIGFQRD, from the coding sequence GTGGCCCCGAGCGCCAAGTCCGCGACCGAACCGGCGCGCCTCCCCGCGCCACCCATCGGCTCGCGCCCGAGCCGCCACTGGGCGCGCGACGAGCTCGCCCGCCTCGATCCGATCGCCGACCACGAGCGCGCCGCGCACCTGGTCACGTCGGTGATCTACGGCGACCCGCCCGTCGCCGGGGCCCTCTACACCGTCGCCTTCGTCCGCCAGATGGCGATCCCGTCGATCGCGCGCGTCGTTCACCGCGGCGGCCGCGGCCCCAGCATCCGCGACACGCGCAAGCGAAACGACGACACGATCACGATCTTCGGCGAGATCCTCCGCCACGGGTATTCCTCGCCGGCCGGGCGGGCGATGATCGGGCGGATGGTCGAGATCCACTCGCGGTTTCCGATCTCGAACGACCAGAACCTCTACACGCTGGCCTCGCTCGCACTCGAGGCGACCCGCGTCCCGCAGGTCCTCGGCCGGCGGCTGATGAGCGAGGAACTGCTCGACTCCACCTTCCTGTTCTGGCGCGGCGTCGGTCTCGAGATGGGGCTCGAGGGCATCCCCGAGACCCGCGCCGAGTACCTGCGCTGGACTGACGCGTATGAGCGCGAGCACTTCGGCTACACCGCCGGCGGTCGCGAGGTCGCCGACGCGATGCTCGACGACTACGCCGAGCGCTGGGCGCCGCGCCCGCTCCGCCCGGCGGCCCGCGCGTTCGTCCGCTCGCTGTGCGACGACCGTCTGCTCGCAACGCTCAGGCTCGACCCACCGCCGCGCGGCGCAAGGCGAGCCACCGGCCTCGGCGTCGAGGCGTACAAGCTCGGCCGGCGAGCCCTACCCGATCCGCCCGAGCGCTCCTACTCGAGCCACTACGGCACCTACGCGCCCGGTACGCCGCTCTCGGAGATCGGCTTCCAGCGCGACTGA
- a CDS encoding transcriptional regulator, translated as MSKSKRSYGDVCGTARALDTVGERWSLMVVRELLCGPKRFTDLRTGLPHVSPDVLSQRLRDLEGSGIVQKRTLPPPTPAKVYELTDHGRELGPVIAALGRWGARLPLPDDGDLWMSFDAHVLSFQTMFDPASAEGADVEIELRFTEGRTFVASVANGELTLSEGEAPDADAVIEGPVSQVLAAAQGRLDFDEAIAGAVEVSGDESAARRFCTLFPLPDPAPVPA; from the coding sequence ATGAGCAAGTCGAAGCGCTCCTACGGCGACGTATGCGGGACCGCCCGCGCACTCGACACGGTCGGCGAGCGGTGGTCGTTGATGGTCGTCCGCGAACTGCTCTGTGGACCGAAGCGCTTCACCGATCTGAGAACCGGACTTCCCCACGTCAGCCCGGACGTTCTCTCGCAACGCCTACGCGACCTCGAGGGCTCGGGGATCGTCCAGAAGCGGACGCTGCCGCCGCCGACACCGGCGAAGGTGTACGAGCTGACCGACCACGGACGCGAGCTCGGCCCCGTGATCGCCGCCCTGGGTCGCTGGGGCGCCCGGCTGCCGCTTCCCGACGACGGCGACCTCTGGATGAGCTTCGACGCCCACGTGCTCTCCTTCCAGACGATGTTCGACCCGGCGAGCGCGGAGGGCGCCGACGTCGAGATCGAGCTGAGGTTCACCGAGGGGCGCACCTTCGTCGCGAGCGTCGCGAACGGCGAGCTCACATTGAGCGAGGGGGAGGCCCCGGACGCCGACGCTGTCATCGAGGGCCCGGTGAGCCAGGTGCTCGCCGCGGCCCAGGGCCGGCTCGACTTCGATGAGGCGATCGCCGGCGCCGTCGAGGTCTCGGGCGATGAGTCGGCCGCGCGCCGCTTCTGCACTCTCTTTCCGCTGCCGGACCCGGCGCCCGTTCCCGCTTAG